The genomic window CGTCGCATTCGCGTCCGACGGGATCGTTGCGGCCACAGAAGTGGTGGCGACTGCAGCGGTGACGATCGCTGCCTTGGTGAGTTTCCGATATTGCATCTGTCCTACCCTTTTTACTTAACGTGACGCCGCTGACGACGGCCCTTTTTGACTTCGGCCTTGGTAAAGCAACGGGCGTGCCAAACTTTGGAAAACGTCGGTTTTTCAGGGATTGCGAAGGTTAACGGGGTCAGCGCCTATCCAAGCCTTGTCAAAATTCCCGACACATTTTCGATGGCTTGCATTGGGCCGCCACCTGAAGTCAGGCCGAACCGAAGCTTTTGCCCCGGCCCATCGCCCGGTCACGCGTTCCAGATGCCCAGAATGTGCGCCATCGGGGTGATGTTGGTCATCTCGAACTGCTCATACTCCTCAACACGTTCGGGATCGGGGAAGTAATTGCCGCTGATCGAAACGCGCTTTTCCTCGCTCATATTCCGCCTGGTGTAGTGTGGCGCATAGCTTGGGAAGATCACGAGATTGCCGACTGCTGGCTCAATTTCGACCATGGTGCGGCGCGCAACTGCATCGAGTGCAAAGACAAGCTCACCGCTGTTTTCGGGATATTGCGGGTAATACACCCAGGACAGCCCATCGGGCCAGCCGCCGCGCATATGCGTGTGGTAATCGGTGTTCTGACCCGGATTGAGAATATGGCCCCAGCTTTCCGCGTCTTCAAAAGGCTCAAGATAAGGGTTGAGCGTGCGGAAGAATCCATCAATGCGCTGCAATAGAGCGG from Erythrobacter sp. SCSIO 43205 includes these protein-coding regions:
- a CDS encoding putative 2OG-Fe(II) oxygenase — protein: MNKPFNPNPEHIVPIAQDPFTYFAPMVSVGHLIVPIGVDLDNQAISDAVIAMESERRSVEVGDTKAEDSLLPYDNPDVAALLQRIDGFFRTLNPYLEPFEDAESWGHILNPGQNTDYHTHMRGGWPDGLSWVYYPQYPENSGELVFALDAVARRTMVEIEPAVGNLVIFPSYAPHYTRRNMSEEKRVSISGNYFPDPERVEEYEQFEMTNITPMAHILGIWNA